One region of Cucurbita pepo subsp. pepo cultivar mu-cu-16 chromosome LG03, ASM280686v2, whole genome shotgun sequence genomic DNA includes:
- the LOC111791115 gene encoding T-complex protein 1 subunit theta-like produces the protein MGFQMPSHGIQSMLKEGHKHLSGLDEAVLKNIDACKQLSTITRTSLGPNGMNKMVINHLDKLFVTNDAATIVNELEVQHPAAKILVLAGKAQQEEIGDGANLTISFAGELLQNAEELIRMGLHPSEIISGYTKGINKTVEVLNELVEKGSENMDVRNKEEVISRMKAAVASKQFGQEDFISSLVADACIQVCPKNPANFNVDNVRVAKLLGGGLHNSSVVRGMILKSDTVGSIKRIEKAKVAVFAGGVDTSATETKGTVLIHTAEELQNYAKTEEAKVEELIKAVADSGAKVIVSGAAVGEMALHFCERYKLMVLKISSKFELRRFCRTTGAVAMLKLSQPNPDDLGHVDSVSVEEIGGVRVTVVKNEEGGNSISTVVLRGSTDSILDDLERAVDDGVNTYKAMARDSRIVPGAAATEIELARRVKEFSFKETGLDQYAIAKFAESFEMVPKTLSENAGLNAMEIISSLYAEHASGNTRVGIDLEEGICKDVSKMNIWDLHITKLFALKYAADAACTVLRVDQIIMSKPAGGPRRGAQPAGMDED, from the exons GAATGAATAAGATGGTAATTAATCATCTTGACAAGCTTTTTGTCACAAATGATGCTGCCACAATTGTCAATGAACTAGAGGTACAGCATCCTGCGgccaaaattttggttttagCAGGTAAAGCTCAGCAAGAAGAAATTGGTGATGGGGCTAATCTGACAATTTCGTTTGCTGGGGAACTTTTACAAAATGCTGAAGAGCTCATCAGGATGGGTCTACACCCTAGCGAAATAATCAGTGGCTACACAAAAGGAATCAATAAG acTGTCGAGGTTTTGAATGAACTAGTGGAGAAAGGTTCAGAAAATATGGATGTTCGTAACAAAGAGGAAGTCATTTCGCGCATGAAAGCTGCTGTTGCTAGCAAGCAGTTTGGACAAGAAGATTTTATTAGTTCTCTAGTGGCTGAT GCTTGCATTCAAGTTTGTCCTAAGAATCCAGCAAATTTTAATGTGGACAATGTTCGAGTTGCAAAGTTATTGGGAGGTGGTTTACATAATTCTTCAGTAGTGCGTGGCATGATCTTGAAAAGTGATACTGTGGGAAGTATAAAGCGAATTGAGAAGGCCAAG gTTGCTGTATTTGCTGGTGGCGTTGATACATCTGCAACGGAAACAAAAGGAACAGTATTAATTCACACTGCTGAGGAG CTACAAAACTATGCGAAAACTGAGGAAGCTAAAGTTGAGGAGCTGATAAAAGCAGTTGCAGATTCAGGGGCCAAAGTAATTGTTAGTGGAGCAGCGGTTGGGGAAATGGCTCTACATTTCTGTGAGCGTTACAA GCTTATGGTGTTAAAAATTAGCTCAAAGTTTGAGTTGCGGAGATTTTGTCGCACAACTGGTGCTGTAGCCATG TTGAAGCTCAGCCAGCCAAATCCAGATGACTTGGGTCATGTGGACTCTGTCTCAGTTGAAGAAATTGGTGGTGTTAGG GTCACAGTTGTGAAGAATGAAGAGGGGGGTAACTCCATATCAACAGTTGTGTTACGAGGAAGTACTGATAGTATTCTGGATGATCTTGAACGGGCTGTTGATGATGGAGTTAATACGTACAAA GCAATGGCGAGGGACAGCCGCATAGTGCCTGGAGCTGCTGCTACTGAAATTGAGTTGGCTAGAAGAGTAAAGGAGTTCTCTTTTAAAGAAACAgg ATTGGATCAGTATGCCATTGCAAAATTTGCAGAAAGTTTTGAGATGGTACCAAAAACATTATCTGAAAATGCTGGGCTAAAtgcaatggagataatatcaTCATTGTATGCTGAGCATGCATCCGGAAATACTAGAGTGGGTATAGACTTGGAGGAAGGGATTTGCAAGGATGTTTCCAAGATGAATATCTGGGATCTTCACATTACAAA gcTCTTTGCTCTCAAGTATGCTGCAGATGCTGCTTGTACTGTCCTTCGAGTGGACCAG ATAATAATGTCAAAACCAGCTGGAGGCCCCAGGAGAGGAGCGCAGCCTGCGGGGATGGATGAGGACTAA
- the LOC111790095 gene encoding glucan endo-1,3-beta-glucosidase 8-like isoform X2, with product MGRLWILKWVLLVGVLGCCVEGLGVNWGTMANHKLPPKTIVQMFKDNGIQKVKLFDADQSSMGALAGTGIEVMVAIPNDQLVAMGDYNRAKQWVQRNVSRYTFDGGVTIKYVAVGNEPFLSSYNGSFLNVTFPALQNIQNALNEAGYGETIKATVPLNADVYNSPVNTPYPSAGRFRSDINGLMTQIVQFLSKNNAPFTVNIYPFLSLYGNDNFPFDYAFFDGASNPVVDMNTGIQYTNVFDANFDTLVSSLKAVGLGDMPILVGEVGWPTDGDKNANAGNAYRFYNGLLPRLAANKGTPLRPGFIEVYLFSFLDENGKSIAPGNFERHWGIFGYDGQPKFGMDLSGQGQNKLLVGAQDVQYLPQKWCMFNPNAKDLSKLADNIDYACTFSDCTSLGIKMNWRVIFKV from the exons ATGGGAAGATTATGGATTCTGAAATGGGTTTTGTTGGTTGGGGTTTTGGGTTGCTGTGTTGAAGGTCTTGGAGTGAATTGGGGAACTATGGCGAATCATAAATTACCCCCTAAGACCATTGTGCAGATGTTTAAGGATAATGGGATTCAGAAAGTGAAGCTGTTTGATGCAGACCAATCCTCCATGGGCGCTCTGGCTGGCACTGGTATTGAGGTCATGGTTGCCATTCCTAATGATCAACTTGTCGCCATGGGAGACTACAATCGAGCTAAGCAATGGGTGCAGAGAAATGTCTCCCGTTACACCTTTGATGGAGGAGTTACCATCAA ATATGTTGCTGTTGGCAATGAGCCATTTCTATCATCTTATAATGGATCATTCTTGAATGTTACCTTTCCAGCCCttcaaaacattcaaaatgCACTCAATGAAGCTGGTTATGGGGAGACCATCAAGGCAACAGTACCCTTAAATGCTGATGTTTACAACTCCCCCGTGAATACCCCGTATCCGTCTGCTGGTCGGTTTCGGAGCGATATCAATGGACTCATGACTCAAATCGTCCAGTTTCTAAGCAAGAACAATGCACCATTTACTGTCAACATATACCCTTTTCTTAGTCTTTATGGCAACGACAACTTCCCATTCGACTATGCTTTCTTTGATGGTGCAAGCAATCCTGTTGTTGACATGAACACTGGCATTCAATATACCAATGTTTTCGATGCGAACTTCGACACGTTAGTGTCGTCTCTGAAAGCTGTAGGACTTGGGGACATGCCAATTCTAGTTGGCGAGGTTGGATGGCCAACTGATGGGGATAAGAATGCCAATGCTGGCAATGCTTATAGATTCTACAATGGCCTTCTACCAAGGCTTGCAGCCAACAAAGGCACCCCATTGAGGCCTGGATTCATTGAAGTGTACTTGTTTAGCTTTCTGGATGAAAATGGCAAGAGCATTGCTCCAGGGAACTTCGAGCGGCATTGGGGCATTTTCGGGTACGACGGTCAGCCGAAGTTTGGCATGGATCTTTCAGGTCAGGGCCAGAACAAGCTGCTTGTGGGAGCACAAGACGTGCAGTATCTTCCTCAAAAGTGGTGTATGTTCAATCCAAATGCTAAGGATTTAAGCAAACTAGCTGATAACATAGACTATGCGTGCACTTTTTCTGATTGCACTTCGCTTGG AATCAAGATGAATTGGCGTGTAATTTTCAAGGTTTAG
- the LOC111790095 gene encoding glucan endo-1,3-beta-glucosidase 8-like isoform X1: MGRLWILKWVLLVGVLGCCVEGLGVNWGTMANHKLPPKTIVQMFKDNGIQKVKLFDADQSSMGALAGTGIEVMVAIPNDQLVAMGDYNRAKQWVQRNVSRYTFDGGVTIKYVAVGNEPFLSSYNGSFLNVTFPALQNIQNALNEAGYGETIKATVPLNADVYNSPVNTPYPSAGRFRSDINGLMTQIVQFLSKNNAPFTVNIYPFLSLYGNDNFPFDYAFFDGASNPVVDMNTGIQYTNVFDANFDTLVSSLKAVGLGDMPILVGEVGWPTDGDKNANAGNAYRFYNGLLPRLAANKGTPLRPGFIEVYLFSFLDENGKSIAPGNFERHWGIFGYDGQPKFGMDLSGQGQNKLLVGAQDVQYLPQKWCMFNPNAKDLSKLADNIDYACTFSDCTSLGYGSSCNNLDANGNASYAFNMYFQVQNQDELACNFQGLATITSQNLSQGTCKFIIQLASSSPSFDASFVSLVSMALLFTAMLL, from the exons ATGGGAAGATTATGGATTCTGAAATGGGTTTTGTTGGTTGGGGTTTTGGGTTGCTGTGTTGAAGGTCTTGGAGTGAATTGGGGAACTATGGCGAATCATAAATTACCCCCTAAGACCATTGTGCAGATGTTTAAGGATAATGGGATTCAGAAAGTGAAGCTGTTTGATGCAGACCAATCCTCCATGGGCGCTCTGGCTGGCACTGGTATTGAGGTCATGGTTGCCATTCCTAATGATCAACTTGTCGCCATGGGAGACTACAATCGAGCTAAGCAATGGGTGCAGAGAAATGTCTCCCGTTACACCTTTGATGGAGGAGTTACCATCAA ATATGTTGCTGTTGGCAATGAGCCATTTCTATCATCTTATAATGGATCATTCTTGAATGTTACCTTTCCAGCCCttcaaaacattcaaaatgCACTCAATGAAGCTGGTTATGGGGAGACCATCAAGGCAACAGTACCCTTAAATGCTGATGTTTACAACTCCCCCGTGAATACCCCGTATCCGTCTGCTGGTCGGTTTCGGAGCGATATCAATGGACTCATGACTCAAATCGTCCAGTTTCTAAGCAAGAACAATGCACCATTTACTGTCAACATATACCCTTTTCTTAGTCTTTATGGCAACGACAACTTCCCATTCGACTATGCTTTCTTTGATGGTGCAAGCAATCCTGTTGTTGACATGAACACTGGCATTCAATATACCAATGTTTTCGATGCGAACTTCGACACGTTAGTGTCGTCTCTGAAAGCTGTAGGACTTGGGGACATGCCAATTCTAGTTGGCGAGGTTGGATGGCCAACTGATGGGGATAAGAATGCCAATGCTGGCAATGCTTATAGATTCTACAATGGCCTTCTACCAAGGCTTGCAGCCAACAAAGGCACCCCATTGAGGCCTGGATTCATTGAAGTGTACTTGTTTAGCTTTCTGGATGAAAATGGCAAGAGCATTGCTCCAGGGAACTTCGAGCGGCATTGGGGCATTTTCGGGTACGACGGTCAGCCGAAGTTTGGCATGGATCTTTCAGGTCAGGGCCAGAACAAGCTGCTTGTGGGAGCACAAGACGTGCAGTATCTTCCTCAAAAGTGGTGTATGTTCAATCCAAATGCTAAGGATTTAAGCAAACTAGCTGATAACATAGACTATGCGTGCACTTTTTCTGATTGCACTTCGCTTGGGTATGGATCTTCTTGCAATAATTTGGATGCTAATGGGAATGCGTCGTATGCGTTTAATATGTACTTTCAGGTGCAGAATCAAGATGAATTGGCGTGTAATTTTCAAGGTTTAGCTACAATAACCTCGCAGAATCTTTCACAAGGTACTTGTAAGTTCATCATCCAGCTAGCTTCGTCTTCCCCCTCCTTTGATGCTTCATTTGTTAGCTTAGTATCTATGGCCTTGTTATTCACAGCAATGTTGCTATGA